The Rhodoligotrophos defluvii DNA window ATGGCCAACGATCTCACGGCCGAGGAGATCCGGACCCTGCTGAAGCTGGAGCCGAATGCGACCTGCGGCGAGGTACGGGTGACGTTCGTGAGCCAGCAGGCGGTGGCGCCGGGCGGCCTTGCTGGACCCTTCGCCGACGGCCGGCCGCTCGGATCGGCCCTGTATTTCCTGGTGAGGCCGGACGCGCCAGTCAGGCTGCATCGCATCCGCAACGACCAGCTCTATCACTACTATCTCGGCGATCCGATCGAGGTGTTTCTGCTGCACGGGGCCGGGCGCAGCGAGCGGGTGGTGGTGGGGCCCGA harbors:
- a CDS encoding cupin domain-containing protein; this encodes MANDLTAEEIRTLLKLEPNATCGEVRVTFVSQQAVAPGGLAGPFADGRPLGSALYFLVRPDAPVRLHRIRNDQLYHYYLGDPIEVFLLHGAGRSERVVVGPDLRNGQQVQLFIPGNTFHTARLLGGGRWFLGASTEWPGVVPADVEIGNVERLAEDHPQLAPVLHAIASAAANTAPGPSSPR